ACCCGGTCGCGGTCGTCCACGACGCCGACGACCTCACCGACGAGCAGATGGCGGCGTTCGCGCGCTGGACCAACCTGTCGGAGACGACGTTCCTCCTGCGGCCCACCGTGGAGGGCGCCGACTACCGGCTGAGGATCTTCACCCCCGGCGAGGAACTGCCGTTCGCGGGGCACCCCACGCTCGGGTCGGCGCACGCCTGGCTCGAGGCCGGCGGGCGGCCGCAGGCTGACGACGTCGTGCAGGAGTGCGGAGCCGGTCTGGTCACGGTGCGCCGCTCCGGCGAGCGCCTGGCCTTCCGGGCGCCGCCGCTGGTGCGCGCCGGCCCGGTCGGGGAGGTTGACCTCGGGCGGGTGCGCCGTGCCCTGGGACTGGGCGTCGAGGACGTGCTGGCCTCCGCCTGGGTCGACAACGGCCCCGGGTGGGTCGCGGTGCTGCTCCGCGACGCCGACGCGGTGCTCGCCCTGGCCCCGGACTGGTCGGCGTTCGACGACCTCGAGATCGGTGCCGTCGGCGCCCACCCGGCGGGCGGCGAGGCGGCCCTGGAGGTGCGGGCGTTCTGCCCCGGCATCGGGGTCGCCGAGGACCCGGTCACCGGCAGCCTGAACGCCGGGATCGCCCAGTGGCTGCTCGGCGAGCGCGTGCTCGGCGACGCGCTGGCAGCGTCGTACGTCGCCGCGCAGGGCACCGCGCTCGGCCGGCGCGGGCGCGTGCACGTGGAGCGCGTGGGCCACGGCGCCGAGGCCGAGGTCTGGGTCGGTGGCGCGACCCGCACCACCATCGCCGGCGAGCTCGACCTGCGGGGCTAGGGTCGTCCCCGTGCAGGCCTACCTCGACCTCGTCCGACGCATCCTCGACGAGGGCGTCGAGAAGTCCGACCGTACCGGCACGGGGACGCTCAGCGTCTTCGGCCACCAGATGCGCTTCGACCTGCGTGAGGGCTTCCCGCTGGTGACCACCAAGAAGGTGCACACCCGCTCGGTCTTCGGCGAGCTGCTGTGGTTCCTGCGCGGCGACACCAACGTCGCGTGGCTGCAGGAGCGCGGCATCAGCATCTGGGACGAGTGGGCCGACGAGCAC
This Nocardioides dokdonensis FR1436 DNA region includes the following protein-coding sequences:
- a CDS encoding PhzF family phenazine biosynthesis protein, yielding MSQVDVFSTEPLLGNPVAVVHDADDLTDEQMAAFARWTNLSETTFLLRPTVEGADYRLRIFTPGEELPFAGHPTLGSAHAWLEAGGRPQADDVVQECGAGLVTVRRSGERLAFRAPPLVRAGPVGEVDLGRVRRALGLGVEDVLASAWVDNGPGWVAVLLRDADAVLALAPDWSAFDDLEIGAVGAHPAGGEAALEVRAFCPGIGVAEDPVTGSLNAGIAQWLLGERVLGDALAASYVAAQGTALGRRGRVHVERVGHGAEAEVWVGGATRTTIAGELDLRG